TGCGGGCGCGTCTGCTGGCCGACCAGATACAAAAAACCTTTGTGCGCCAGGTCGGGCTGCGCAATACGGCGCTGGCCAGCAACGGCCCTGTGTGCGCGCTTGGCATTGCCTGCATAAATCCGGGAACAGGCGCCACCGGCCAAACCCTGCTGACCCAGGCGGAAGACGCCCTGAAAAACGCGCTGTCGCAACAAAGCGGCCATATCTGCCTTGCGGGCGGCGCAAGCCTGGAAGAACGGGCAAGCCTTGTACATTCCAGTGAAAAACGCTTTCTTTTCTTCGGGAGAAACAACTGATGGCAAATAAAACCTTGAGCGTGGTCCTGCTCAGCGGCAAGGGCGGGGTCGGAAAAACCAATATTTCGCTCAATCTGGCCTGCGCTCTGTTCCAGATGGGCTTTAAAAACCTGCTCATGGACTGCGATCTGGGCCTTGCCAACCTTGACGTATTGCTGGGCATCACGCCCGAGGGCAATCTGCAAAACGCCCTGCTGGGCGAGGCGCAGATTCGCGACGTGCTGCACCATGTGGAGCCCGAAGGCTTTGACGTGCTGCCTGCCGCATCGGGTGTGCCCGAACTCACCGAACTGCAGCCCGACATGCGCGATGTGCTGCTGGCCCGCCTTGAGCCCGAACTGAACAGGTACGATTATGTCTTCATGGACGTGGGCGCGGGCATTTCCGGCACAGTGCAGACCTTTGCCTCCATGGCGGCCATGCGCATTGTGGTCATCACCCCGGAACCCACATCGCTGACAGACAGCTACGCGCTTATCAAGGTGCTCAACGCCCGCTACGGGCTGCGCGACTTTATGGTCATCGTCAATCAGGTCGCTTCCGCCAGCGAGGCCAAGTCCGCCTTTGACAAGCTGCACGGCGCGTGCCGCCATTTTCTGCATCTTGAGCCCGTGCTGCTGGGGCATATCCGCAATGACAAAAAACTGCCCGAAGCAGTCTGTCACCAGCAGCCCCTCATGCACTACGCCCCAGGCTGCCCAGCGGCCCAGGACCTGCACAATCTGGCTTTGCGCCTGCAAAGGCTGCGCCTTGGCATGGCCGACTGGCTGGCCCCCCGAAAAATTCTTCAGCCGCTTCCCGATAAACACTAGAGCATTTTACCTTTAAAAAAGTGTACATGCTCTAACGCTGCACTTTCGTGCAACGCGCCACAACATGGCGTAGATTCAGCCGAAAATCATATTTTTCGGCTGAATGAAATTTTGAAATGCTTCTCATTTCAAAATTGATCTGCTCCAAGAAGAGCGTAAAAAGCCTGCGTGGACTGTTTACCTTGACGCACAAAAGGTATAGGTTTGAATTAGCAATAGATGCCTATTGATCACTTGCTTGGCATTTGGCCTTTGAAGCGTGGGGAGGATTGTGGCGAACACAAAAAATTGCCAACAATACCACCAAGATACTGGACGAGCTCTACCGTTTCAGGCAGAATGCTTCCGCGAGTAACAAACGCAGTTACGGAGGCGTGATGAACAAAAGCGAACTTATCAAGGCGCTGGCCGACGAAACCAATATCCCCTTTGATGACGCGTCAATGGTGGTAAACACCTTTTTCGACGCCATGAAGCAGTCCCTTCTTGCCGGAGAGCGCATTGAAATTCGCGGCTTTGGCAGCTTTAAAATCAAAGAGTATGAGGGCTATGCGGGTCGCAACCCCAAGACGGGGGAAAGCGTCACCGTATCCTCGAAACGTCTGCCCTTTTTCCGCGCTGGCAAGGAACTGAAAGAATTTATAAATCAATAGGCATAGTTGCATAACGCGGCTTTGCCGCAATCTGAGCCGAACGGGATGAGGGTGCGCCTTCAATCTCGGCGTTCGGCCATCCATAGGTGCGCAAAGCGCGCCAAGGAGACCGTCATGCTGTTTTCCGGTGCTATGACAGCGCTTGTCACCCCTTTCAAGAACAACGCCCTTGACGAGGAAGCCTACCGAAACTTCATTGAGTTCCAGATCACTGAAGGCATTCATGGCCTGGTGCCCTGCGGCACCACTGGCGAATCCGCCACCCTCAGCCACGAGGAGCACGAAAGGGTCATTGAAATCTGCATCGATCAGGCCAAGGGGCGCGTTCCCGTTCTGGCCGGAGCCGGTTCAAACAACACGATTGAAGCCATCCGCCTGACCCGCTTCGCCAAAAAGGCCGGGGCCGACGGAGCGTTGCTCATCACGCCCTATTACAACAAGCCGACTCAGGAAGGGCTGTTCCAGCACTACAAGGCCATAGCAGAAGCCGTTGACCTGCCCCTTGTGCCCTACAACGTGCCCGGCCGTACCGGGTGCAACCTGTTGCCGGAAACCCTGGCTCGCCTGGCCAAGGCTTTTCCCAACATTGTTGGCGTCAAGGAAGCCACCGGCGACATGGCCCAGGGCAGCAAAACCCTGTCCAGCTGCCCACAGGGGTTCAGTGTGCTTTCCGGTGACGACTTCACCGCCCTGCCCCTCATGGCACTGGGCGGCCATGGCATCATTTCCGTTACGTCCAACCTTGTGCCTGGCCGTGTGGCCGCCATGGTCAACGCCTTCCGCAAGGGCGACGTTGCCGGGGCCGCGCGCATCCATCATGAACTTTTCCCGCTGCACGAAGCCATGTTCTTTGAAAGCAACCCCATCCCGGCCAAGACGGCCCTGCACCTCATGGGCAAGATGGAAGCCGAACTGCGCCTGCCCCTTTGCGCCATAGGCACGGCGGCCAAAGAAAAGCTTACTGCAGTGTTGCGCCAAATGAAGCTCATCTAGACCAGAGTTATTTTGAAATGCTTCACATTTCAAAATTAAATGCTCTGGGCTGAAAACATTCGACCGCAGCGCTTCAAGCGCTAGGCCCGCCCTGCGGAAGCCTGTAAGCCAAATCCCCGGCAGTGTACTGCCGGGGATTTTCTACATATAAAAAAGCAGACTGGCCGCCCCAGGGGGTGACCAGTCTGCTTTTTTACGGCGCTGCCCGTGCAGGTCGCCTGCTCTCAAAACTTACATGGCGGCCTTGTAGATGGCGGCCACGGCTGCGTCTGTCATGGTACGGGGGTTGGTAAGGCCGCAGGCGTCCTTCTGTGCATTGCCCGTCATGGTGGGGATATCTTCTTCCTTCACATCCTTGCCGTACTTCTTGCCAAGAGCCTTAAGGCCAGCAGGAATGCCCACGTCCTGAGACAGGGTATTGATGGCGGCAATGGCCTTTTTGGAAGCTTCATCAGCGCTCAGACCATCGGTGATCTCGCCAAGAATGCGGGCGATGCGGCCAAAGCGGCGGCGGGTGGCGATGCGGTTGTATTCACTGACGTACGGCAGAAGAATGGCGTTACATTCACCATGGGGCAGGTCATAGAAGCCGCCCAGCTGGTGCGCCATGGCGTGAACATGACCCAGGCTGGCGTTGTTGAAGGCCATACCGGCCAGATACTGGGCGTAGCACATGCCTTCACGGGCTTCCTTGTCCTGACCGTTGGCAACCGCGCGGCGCAGATAACGGTTGATAAATTCCATGGCCTTTTCGGCGCATGCGTCGGTCATGGGGGTGGCGGCAGTGGAAACATAGGCTTCAACAGCGTGCGTCAGGGCGTCCATACCGGTGGCCGCGGTAAGGGCCGGGGGCATGCCCATCATGAGCAGCGGATCGTCAATGGCGACGCCAGGAGTGCAGCGCCAGTCAACAATGGCCATCTTCACCTTGCGGGACGTGTCGGTGATGATGCAGAAACGGGTCATTTCAGAAGCGGTACCAGCGGTGGTGTTGACGGCCACATAGGGCGGGAAGGGCTTGGAGGACTTGTCCACGCCTTCGTAGTCATGAATCTTGCCACCGTTGCCAGCGAGAAAACCCACGCCCTTGCCGCAGTCATGCGAGCTGCCGCCGCCAAGGGTGATGATGCTGTCGCATTTTTCCTTTTTGTACATGGCAAAGGCTGCGTCCACGTTCTTGTCAGTGGGATTGGGCACAGTCTGGTCAAAAATGGCATACTTCATCTTTGCGGCATCAAGGACGCCAGCAATCTGCTTCAGAATACCAGCTTTGACGATGCCCTGGTCAGTAACGATAAGGGGCTTCGTGCCGCCGATATTCTTGAGGCGAGCGGGAATTTCCTTGGAACATCCTTCGCCCACAAGGGTAACATTGGGAATGAAGAAGGAAGTGATCTGGCCCATGTGCATGCTCTTAAGCTCAGTACTCATAGCGACTCCTGGCGTTATGCGATCACAACATACTTAAGTTACTTAATGTATGTGCCGCAGTGATAAGAAAGCGTCCTTTATGGAGACAGTACAGCATAGAAAAATCCATTGCAATAGCTGCAGAGCGTAACTACCAAACCTTTTAAATTATTTTTTACTTTATTGTATATGTTCTTTTTTACACAGCTAGATACATTTTGTTCTTTTTTGCACAATACAACATTGGTTGATTGTTCACCCAAAAAAATAAAAGCGTGATGATTACACGCCTATCATACCGAGCCTGTTGATAAAACAGGCATGCCTCGACTCTTGGCCGTCAATGGCTCAAAAAACAATAGCAGGCGCAAAGGGATTCGGGGCTGGTACTCCCGAGTTTGCACGACGCCGCATTGCAAATCCCAGTGTCACTACGCGGGCAATATGGACACCGCTGAGAAGATGCATTCATAAAAGAGACATCATGCCTGTCACGGCGTTTACTTGCATAACTGAGGAACAGAGCGGCTTTCAGAAGGATATGCGGGCATAGGTCGCGACTGCGCCCACGCCGCACCGCATACCTGGCAACATCTGCCGCCAGCGTGAAGGGGGTTCGGCCGCGCTGTCAGCGAATCGCGAAGCGTAATGGGCATTTATCCCTGCGGTTGCATGCCGAAATGGATGTTTGAAGCTCTGGGAATGGGCATTGGCAGGGGGAGGATCTCTGACGGCGGCGCTGACAGATGCGCATAGCATTTGAGCATGTTACCTTTGTTAAAGATAACATGCTCTATAATGAAAGTTTTAGGGGGTGGGGGCGTGGGGGAGGAGACCCTTTTTATAGCATCTGACTTTGAGAAAAGTCAGATGCTATAACGCTGCACGAGAGTGCTGCGCGCCACAACGTGGCGTGGATT
This window of the Desulfovibrio sp. genome carries:
- a CDS encoding HU family DNA-binding protein, whose product is MNKSELIKALADETNIPFDDASMVVNTFFDAMKQSLLAGERIEIRGFGSFKIKEYEGYAGRNPKTGESVTVSSKRLPFFRAGKELKEFINQ
- a CDS encoding iron-containing alcohol dehydrogenase; translated protein: MSTELKSMHMGQITSFFIPNVTLVGEGCSKEIPARLKNIGGTKPLIVTDQGIVKAGILKQIAGVLDAAKMKYAIFDQTVPNPTDKNVDAAFAMYKKEKCDSIITLGGGSSHDCGKGVGFLAGNGGKIHDYEGVDKSSKPFPPYVAVNTTAGTASEMTRFCIITDTSRKVKMAIVDWRCTPGVAIDDPLLMMGMPPALTAATGMDALTHAVEAYVSTAATPMTDACAEKAMEFINRYLRRAVANGQDKEAREGMCYAQYLAGMAFNNASLGHVHAMAHQLGGFYDLPHGECNAILLPYVSEYNRIATRRRFGRIARILGEITDGLSADEASKKAIAAINTLSQDVGIPAGLKALGKKYGKDVKEEDIPTMTGNAQKDACGLTNPRTMTDAAVAAIYKAAM
- the dapA gene encoding 4-hydroxy-tetrahydrodipicolinate synthase, whose amino-acid sequence is MLFSGAMTALVTPFKNNALDEEAYRNFIEFQITEGIHGLVPCGTTGESATLSHEEHERVIEICIDQAKGRVPVLAGAGSNNTIEAIRLTRFAKKAGADGALLITPYYNKPTQEGLFQHYKAIAEAVDLPLVPYNVPGRTGCNLLPETLARLAKAFPNIVGVKEATGDMAQGSKTLSSCPQGFSVLSGDDFTALPLMALGGHGIISVTSNLVPGRVAAMVNAFRKGDVAGAARIHHELFPLHEAMFFESNPIPAKTALHLMGKMEAELRLPLCAIGTAAKEKLTAVLRQMKLI
- a CDS encoding MinD/ParA family protein — encoded protein: MANKTLSVVLLSGKGGVGKTNISLNLACALFQMGFKNLLMDCDLGLANLDVLLGITPEGNLQNALLGEAQIRDVLHHVEPEGFDVLPAASGVPELTELQPDMRDVLLARLEPELNRYDYVFMDVGAGISGTVQTFASMAAMRIVVITPEPTSLTDSYALIKVLNARYGLRDFMVIVNQVASASEAKSAFDKLHGACRHFLHLEPVLLGHIRNDKKLPEAVCHQQPLMHYAPGCPAAQDLHNLALRLQRLRLGMADWLAPRKILQPLPDKH